ATCGGCAGGAATACCGCAGGAAGCTCCAGCAGTGCCTGTCGGTACTGGGGCGGCTCCTGGGGGAGAAGCGGTTCGACCGCCCCCGGAATCTGATGGGTCTGGAGATCGAGCTGAATCTCGCGGGCACCGACGGGATGCCTCGCATGATGAATGCGGAAGTTCTTGAGCGTATCGCGAGCCGTGATTTCCAGACGGAACTCGGTATGTTCAATCTGGAAGTGAACATCGCCCCGCACCGGCTCGGGGGACGCGTTCTCGACCAGCTCGCCGAGGAACTGCGCACCGGTCTCGGATATGCCCACCGCAAAGCGAATGAGGTCGACGCCGGGATCGTGATGATCGGCATTCTGCCGACCCTCTCCCTCGACGACGTGGTCTCGACGAACCTCTCCGACGCCGACCGCTACACCCTCCTCAACGACCGGATGGTGGCCGCGCGCGGCGAGGACTTCGCGCTCGACATCGACGGTGTCGAGCGTCTCACCTGCAGTTTTCCGTCGATCGCGCCCGAAGCGGCCTGCACGTCGGTCCAGCTCCACCTCCAGGTGACACCCGACCGCTTCGCCGACGTGTGGAACGCGGCGCAGTGCGTCGCCGCCGTCCAGATCGCCATCGGCGCCAACGCCCCTTTCCTGTTCGGGAAAGAGCTGTGGCGTGAATCCCGGCCGCCGCTCTTCCTCCAGGCGACCGACACCCGGCCGCCGGAACTCCAGGCCCAGGGCGTACGCCCCCGGACCTGGTTCGGCGAGCGCTGGATCGACTCCGCGTACGACCTCTTCGAGGAGAACCTGCGCTACTTCCCGCCGCTTCTGCCGATGCGTGACGACGAGGACCCGCTTCAGGTCCTGAACGAGGGCGGTACGCCGCGCCTGGCCGAACTGGTGCTCCACAACGGCACCGTCTACCGCTGGAACCGGCCCGTGTACGACGTCGCCGACGGACATCCCCACCTGCGGGTCGAGAACCGTGTCCTGCCGGCCGGGCCGACCGTCACCGACGTCGTCGCCAACGCCGCCTTCTACTACGGGCTCGTGCGCGCGCTCGCCGAGGAGGCCAGGCCCGTCTGGACCCGACTGCCGTTCGCCACCGCCGAGCGGAACTTCGAGACGGCGTGCCGCGACGGGATCGAGGCCCGGCTCCAGTGGCCGCGCGGCGGCCGGGCCGGCAACGGTGTCTCCGAGGTGTCCGCGGTCCGGCTCATCCGTGACGAACTGCTGCCGCTCGCCGCCGCCGGGCTCGACGCGTGGAACGTGGAGCCGGCCGACCGGGACTTCTACCTCGGCGTCATCGAGGGGCGCTGCGAGCGCGGCGTGAACGGGGCCTCGTGGCAGGTGGACACCTTCCACCGGGCCCAGGAGGCGGGGCTGCGCCGGGAGGCGGCGCTCGCCGCCACGACACGGCGCTACGCCGAGCTGATGCACCAGGGGGAGCCGGTGCACACCTGGCCGGTGGGCTTTCCCGCGCCGTCGAGGATGCCGGACCTGACGGGGTGAGCGGACCCGGTCGGCGCTCGTGCGGGTGCTCGTGGGACCGCGGCTGGTAGGGACCTGACTGGTACGGGCCTTGTGGGGACCGCTCCTTGCGGGAAACGGTCCTGTGCGAGCCGGCTTTCGCAGGGACCGGTCTCGTGGGGACCCCGCGCGGCCCTGCCTTGCGCGGATCGCTCCTTGCAGGGCCCGGTCCTGTGCGACCCGGCTTTCGCAGGGACCTGCCTGGTGCGGACCCGTCTCTTGCGGACCTGCCTTGCGCCGACCGCTCCTTGCAGGGCCCGCCTTGTGCGAGCCGCCCTCTCACGCGGACCGGTCTCGTACGGACCGCGCCTGGTGCGGACCGGTCTCTTGCGGACCTGCCTTGCGCCGACCGCTCCTTGCAGGGCCCGCCTTGTGCGAGCCGCCCTCTCACGCGGACCGGTCTCGTACGGACCGCCCTGTGTGAGTCGCCCTCCCGGACGCACCGGCCTTGTGGGGACCGCCACCTGCTGGGACCGGTCCCGTGCGACCCGGCGCCCGCGCAAGCGCCGGCCTCGTGGTGCCGTTACGCCGTGCCCCGGGCCACCGACATGATCGCCTCGGTCATCACCGCCTGGAGGTCGGCCGGGTCGTCCACGGCGTACCCCGCGCCGCCGGTGATCCTCGCGATCTCGTGCAGCTCGGCGCGGTCCGCGTCCGGTCCGAGGGCCAGCGCGATCAGCGGGACCGGGCGTCTGGGGTCGGCGATCCTGCGCAGCTCGTCCACCAGGGCCGTACGGGCCGAACCGCCCGAGGCCGGCCCGGCGGTGAGCAGGACCACCGCGTTGCTCTTGCCGCTCACGTACGACGCCTGGGCGTCCTTGAACGCGGCCAGTGTGGCGTCGTACATCCCGCTCGCCGGCGCCGGACCCGTCCCGGTCGCGGTCAGCGCCGAGAAGGCGTCCGTGATCGCCTCGCGGTGGGTGGCGCCGACGCCCTTGGCGCGCTCGCCGAGCGGCGCGGTCCCCGACACCTCGCGGAAGCTCGCGGCGCCCCCGGTCCCGAAGTCCCACAGACCGATCTCGTCCTGCGGCGTCAGCGCCCCCAGGGCCCGGACCATCGACGCCTTCGTGGCCTCCATCCGCGTCGTGCCGCCCGGCCCCGGCGCGGCCCCCGCCATGGCGCCCGAGGCGTCGACCACGACGGTCAGCCGGGAGTTCTGCACGGTGACCGTCCACACGCCGAGCGTCTGCGCGACCAGCTCCGCGGCCGGCGGCTGCGCCTTCGTCAGCGCGTACGGCTGCGGTGCGCGGCCCCCGGCCAGCCGGACCAGACCGTCGTCCACGGCGGTGTACGCCGTACGGAAGCCGTGCTCCGCCATCACGTCCCGCGCGCCGTCCTCGTTGAGGAGGGACATGAACCGCGTCGCGGCGCGGCGCTCGTCCGGGGTCAGCTCCGGCTCGTTGACGAGGTTCAGCGGGTAGTCGAGCGCCGGGGCCGAGTCCGTCGGGTAGAAGAGGCGGAGAGCGGAGCCGGCGCCGTTGGCGCTGTTGTGGGTGAACGCGGCCTGCTCGGTGAGGAAGACCGCTTCGTTGGCCGGGGCGCCCTCGTCCGGCCCGCCCGGCGTCAGTGAATCGACCACCCGGCCGTCCGAGTCGGACGCGCGCGCCGCCAGCGCCTTGGCCGTCGCGGCGATCGGTGCGCCGCTGTCCGGGTCCGCCTTCCCCAGGGACTCGACGACGCTGCTGAACGCGAGCAGTCCGGCGGCGCTGCGCGCCGGATCGGCCGCCCCGATCCGTACCGCGCCCCCGGTGCCGCCGCCGGTCGCCGACGCCAACTCGCCCCAGGTGTACGTCTTCCCGGGCCAGCCGAGCCGCGTGGCGGCGGGCGGGAGCGCGGCCAGCGTCACGGGGGTGGTCGCCGCGTTGCCCACGGGGGTCAGCGCGATGCCGCCGCCGGAGTCCAGCGCGCGCTCCACCCAGATGTCGGAGTCGGGCAGCCAGACCTCGTACTCCGCGTACTCCGGGGCGGTCGTGCCGTTGGCGAGCGCGTCGGCGATCTCGTGGTTGGCACGGGCGTCGACCCGTATGTCGACGCAGTGGCCGGCGGAGGACACACCGTCGCGCCGGGCCTGGTCGGCGACGGCCCGGACGGCGGGGGCGATGTCCGGCGACACCGCCAGGTCGACCCTTACGGCCGGGTCCGCGCAGCCGTTCCCGAAGGGGAGGAACCCGCCGCGCGCCGCGACGGCGGTCCCGGCGGCCAGGCTCAGCACGAGGGCCGTGGCGATCAGGACCGTGCGGCGGCGAGGACGGCGGGACCTGGTGCGCCGCGTCGTTTCGTCGTCGGGCAAGCTGTGACGTTCCATGGCGGTGATACCCCTCCTTGGCGTGAACAAGGAAACAGTGGGATCTCGGCCAATCGAATGACGCCCGTCCCCCGGCCTGTCGCGCGCGATCTTCGTACCCGCATTCGAGACCCTAGCGGGACGGGAAGGGGCTTGAGGCGCGATTAGTCAACTGGAGGCAGCTGTGCAGTCGGAGACCGGCGTCGTGGCCGATTCTCTTCCTCAGAAGGGCCTCTCGCGCCGGATGCTGCGGTCCGAGGTACTGATCGTCCTGGCGCTCTCGCTCGGCGCGAGCGCGGTGTCGGCGCTGATCAGCTTTGTCGGGTCGGTCACCAGACCCGGCGGACTGAGCGATCAGGCGGCCACGCTCAACGGTTCGCAGGCGCCGGGGCGTCCCTGGCTGGATCTCGCCTGGCAACTCTTCGGTATCGCAAGCTCGTTGGTGCCCGTGGTACTGGTGGCGCACCTGCTGCTCAGGGAGGGCAGCGGACTGCGGGATCTGGGGTTCGACCGGCGTCGCCCATGGTTCGATCTCGGCCGTGGCGCGCTGCTCGCCGCCGGTATCGGCAGCGCCGGACTCGCCTTCTACATCGGCACACGCGCCGCCGGGTTCAACCTGACCGTGGTGCCGGAATCACTGCCGGAGGCGTGGTGGAAGTTCCCGGTGCTGATCCTGTCCGCCGTGCAGAACTCGGTACTCGAAGAGGTCATCGTCGTCGGATATCTGCTGCGCAGACTCGGGCAGTTGGGATGGACACCGATGGCCGCGCTGGTGGCCAGTTCGGTGCTGCGCGGGTCGTACCACCTGTACCAGGGCATCGGCGGCTTCGTCGGGAACATGGTCATGGGTGTGGTGTTCGTGCTGGCCTACCGGCGCTGGGGGCGGATCGGGCCGCTGGTGGCCGCGCACGCGCTGCTCGACATCGTGGCGTTCGTCGGATACGCCCTGCTCGCCGGGCACGTGGACTGGCTGCCGACGCCGTAGATCCGCGCCGCGCGCCCCACGTCCTCAGGGGGACACGAGGAGTTCGCCGTCGATGACCGTGACCGCTCGGCCGGTCAGCGGCGTACGCGCGCCGCGCAGTGACGTGCGGACCAGACCCGTACGGGCGGCGCCCTGACGGCCTGTGAGGTCGGTGCGGCCGAGCCGCGCAGACCACAACGGGGCGAGCGCGGTGTGCGCGCTGCCGGTGACCGGGTCCTCGTCGAAGACGGGTGTTGACCGCACGGCTGATCATGGTGCCGGGTGCGGTCGGCGGCTTCGGGTTCACCGCTCGCAACGATCACGTTTTTCCCGCCGGATCATAGGGCGGCCGTCCCCGGCGGAGTTGACGATCGTCGGCGGAAGCCGTGAAGGGTCGGCGGAGGGGTGGGTTGTCATGCGATCGGTTCCGATATATCGTTGAGGCATCGCGATAGATTCGCGACTGATCACGATGGAAGGAGCGTAGCGATGCGTTCACATGGACACGAGCAGGATCACGGACATGGGCAGTGCGGGCCCGGACATCGAGGGCAGGGAGGATTCGAAGGGCGGCGTGCCGCGTTCGGGCCCTTCGGGCCGCCGTTCGGCGGGCCCTTCGGAGGCGGCGGCGGACGAGGTCGTGGCGGAGGCAGAGGCAGGGCGCGGCGCGGCGATGTGCGCGCGTCGATCCTGGCGCTGCTGAAGGACCGGCCGATGCACGGCTACGAGATGATCCAGGAGATCGGCGAGCGCAGCGGAGGCGCCTGGCGCCCCAGCCCCGGTTCGGTCTATCCGACCCTCCAGCTCCTGGAGGACGAGGGTCTCATCGCCAGCCGCAGCGAGGGCGGGAAGAATCTCTTCACGCTCACCGACACCGGCCGCACCGAGGCCGAGTCGGGACCCGACGCCCCCTGGGAAGAGGCCGGGCGCGGTGTCGACTGGGAGACGATGAACGAGATCCGGCAGGCCGGCTTCGGTCTGATGGAGGCGTTCGGGCAGGTCTGGAAGACCGGCTCCGCCGACCAGCGGCAGAAGGCCCTCGGGGTCATCAACGACACCCGCAAGAAGCTCTATCTGATCCTCGCCGACGAGGACTGAACGACGAGGACCGGGCGACCTGCCCGCCCCCGGGCGGGTTCGCCGGGGCCCTGTGACGATCACCGCGATCGTCACAGGGCTTTTCGCGTTTCGCGCGTGCGGTACCGGAGCCGGCCCGGTGGCCCCCGGCGGTGTCCGGCAAGGCGGCGCGCGACGGTCGGCGGTGTGCGCGGCCGATCTCATCCGTAAGGAGGAGAGGCCGTGTATCTGTGCCCACCCAGGGTGGGAGAGCCGAATGCTCCCCGCCGGGGATGCTTCGGGCCCCCGTCGGCTGATGAGGTGGGAGGGTGCAGACCTCCACCCCGTGGTTGCCCGGACAGTCCGACCCGGCCGTCGTCTCCGCCGTGTCGATACGCGCGGACATCGACGCCGGACTCTCCGCCGGTCTCGCGGCCGTCGTGTCCGGGGCCCGCAGGAGGGCGCACCGCGACGGTGACCGGCAGACCGACACCGCCCATCTCCTCCACTCGCTTCTCGAATCGGACTCCGAGGTGCGCGCGGCGTTCGACGGCGGGCCGCAGCTCGCGCGCGTCCTCGGCTATCTCGTCCAGCGGAGCATCGGCTACGGGCTGCGCTGGCAGGGCACGGTGGAGCGCTCGGCAGCGGCCCCCGCCGCACGGACGCCGGAGGTTTCCGGCTGGTCCCCGTCCGCCGTCGCCGTCCTGGAGGCCGCCGTCGAACGGGCCCGCCGGCGCGGCGAGCCGCGCGCGGGCGGGCCCGATCTGCTCACCGCGCTCGTCTCCGACCCCGACTGCCGCGCCGTCGAGGTGCTGGCGCGGGCCGGGGTGGACGCGCGTATGTTCGTCGGCCGTGCTGTCGACCCGCCCTCCGGAAGGTGAGTGACGGGTTCCGGGAAGCCCCGAGAAGCCCGACAGGGGTGAACCCGCCGACACTCCTGTCGCGACTGACATGATGTGCTCATGCACGCGTCTCAGAAGAGAAGCGTCGGCCTGGGACTCGCGCTCCTGTCGGCCGTCGCGTTCGGTGGATCAGGTGTCGCGGCCAAGCCGCTGATCGAGGCGGGGCTCGACCCGCTCCATGTGACCTGGCTGCGGGTCGCGGGGGCCGCGCTCGTGATGCTGCCGCTCGCGTGGCGCCATCGCGATCTGGTCCGTCGCAGGCCCGCCCTGCTGGCGGGCTTCGGACTCTTCGCGGTGGCGGGGGTGCAGGCGTTCTACTTCGCCTCGCTCTCCCGCATACCCGTCGGCGTCGCGCTGCTGGTCGAGTACCTGGCACCCGCGCTCGTCCTGCTCTGGGTGCGCTTCGTCCGCCGTACGCCCGTCGGCCGCGCCGCCGCCGTCGGTGTCGTGCTGGCCGTGGGCGGACTCGCCTGCGTGGTCGAGGTGTGGGCCGGGCTCTCCTTCGACGCGATCGGGCTGCTGCTGGCGCTCTGCGCGGCCTTCTGCCAGGTCGGCTACTTCGTCCTCTCCGACCAGGGCGGCGACCGCACGGGACCGGACGAGGCCGTCGACCCGCTGGGGGTGATCGCGTACGGCCTGCTCGTCGGCACCCTCGTGCTGACCCTGGTCGCCCGCCCCTGGGGCATGGACTGGTCGCTGCTGGCCGGCAGCGCCGACCTCGGTGGGACGCGGGTCGCGGCGCCGCTGCTGCTCGGATGGATCGTGCTGCTGGCGACCGTGCTCGCGTACGGCACCGGTGTGATCAGCGTACGGAGGCTGTCGCCGCAGGTGGCGGGGGTCGTCGCCTGTCTGGAGGCGGTCGTCGCGACCGTACTGGCGTGGGTCCTGCTGGACGAGCACCTGTCGGCGCCGCAGGTTCTGGGTGGTTTCGTGGTGCTCGTCGGCGCGTTCGTCGCCCAGACGTCGACCCCCGCGGCGCGGGCCGTCGGGCCGGGCGGGACGGAGCTGCCGGCCGCCGACCCGGACGCCCCGCATGTCACGGACGCCGTCGCGGAGGGCGGACCGCCCGCCGGGCGGGCGGTCACCGAGACGGACCCCGGCCGTCAGAGCGCGGAGAGGTAGCCGGGCAGCGCGACCGCCGGGTCCAGGTCGTCGGCCGGGATCGGCGCCCCGTAGCCGCGTACGACGGGCACCACCCCGGTCCAGTGCGGGAGCGACAGATCCTCGGGCTCGTCGTTCGGCCCGCCGGTGCGGACCTTCGCGGACACCTCGTCCAGATCGAGCCGCAGCACGGCGGTCGCCGCCAGTTCCTTCGTGTTGGCCGGCCGTGAGTCGGCGGAGCGGCCCGGCACGGCCTGGTCGACGATCGCGTCGAGCGCGGTACGCCGCTCGGCCTGCTCGGTCACCGGGTACGCGGTCCCGTGCACCATCACCGAGCGGTAGTTGATCGAGTGGTGGAAGGCCGACCGCGCCAGCACCAGCCCGTCGACATGGGTGACCGTCAGACAGACCGCGAGCCCCGGGTCCGCCTGGCCGCGTGCCATCCGCAGCGGCCGGGAGCCGGTCGATCCGTGGACGTAGAGCCGTTCGCCGATGCGCGTGTAGAGGGTGGGCATGACGACCGGCGCGCCGTCGCGGACGAAGCCGAGATGGCAGAGGTAGGCCGCGTCGAGTATGCCGTGCACCAGATCGCGGTCGTACGAGGCGCGGTCGGCGGACCGGGTGGGGACGTTGCGGTCGGTGCGGCGGTACGAGGGGGAGGGGCCCGGCTCCGGCATTGCGCTCT
Above is a window of Streptomyces sp. NBC_01498 DNA encoding:
- a CDS encoding substrate-binding domain-containing protein, with the translated sequence MERHSLPDDETTRRTRSRRPRRRTVLIATALVLSLAAGTAVAARGGFLPFGNGCADPAVRVDLAVSPDIAPAVRAVADQARRDGVSSAGHCVDIRVDARANHEIADALANGTTAPEYAEYEVWLPDSDIWVERALDSGGGIALTPVGNAATTPVTLAALPPAATRLGWPGKTYTWGELASATGGGTGGAVRIGAADPARSAAGLLAFSSVVESLGKADPDSGAPIAATAKALAARASDSDGRVVDSLTPGGPDEGAPANEAVFLTEQAAFTHNSANGAGSALRLFYPTDSAPALDYPLNLVNEPELTPDERRAATRFMSLLNEDGARDVMAEHGFRTAYTAVDDGLVRLAGGRAPQPYALTKAQPPAAELVAQTLGVWTVTVQNSRLTVVVDASGAMAGAAPGPGGTTRMEATKASMVRALGALTPQDEIGLWDFGTGGAASFREVSGTAPLGERAKGVGATHREAITDAFSALTATGTGPAPASGMYDATLAAFKDAQASYVSGKSNAVVLLTAGPASGGSARTALVDELRRIADPRRPVPLIALALGPDADRAELHEIARITGGAGYAVDDPADLQAVMTEAIMSVARGTA
- a CDS encoding glutamate--cysteine ligase, which translates into the protein MGEKVESGRTGVSDRQEYRRKLQQCLSVLGRLLGEKRFDRPRNLMGLEIELNLAGTDGMPRMMNAEVLERIASRDFQTELGMFNLEVNIAPHRLGGRVLDQLAEELRTGLGYAHRKANEVDAGIVMIGILPTLSLDDVVSTNLSDADRYTLLNDRMVAARGEDFALDIDGVERLTCSFPSIAPEAACTSVQLHLQVTPDRFADVWNAAQCVAAVQIAIGANAPFLFGKELWRESRPPLFLQATDTRPPELQAQGVRPRTWFGERWIDSAYDLFEENLRYFPPLLPMRDDEDPLQVLNEGGTPRLAELVLHNGTVYRWNRPVYDVADGHPHLRVENRVLPAGPTVTDVVANAAFYYGLVRALAEEARPVWTRLPFATAERNFETACRDGIEARLQWPRGGRAGNGVSEVSAVRLIRDELLPLAAAGLDAWNVEPADRDFYLGVIEGRCERGVNGASWQVDTFHRAQEAGLRREAALAATTRRYAELMHQGEPVHTWPVGFPAPSRMPDLTG
- a CDS encoding pyridoxamine 5'-phosphate oxidase family protein, which encodes MPEPGPSPSYRRTDRNVPTRSADRASYDRDLVHGILDAAYLCHLGFVRDGAPVVMPTLYTRIGERLYVHGSTGSRPLRMARGQADPGLAVCLTVTHVDGLVLARSAFHHSINYRSVMVHGTAYPVTEQAERRTALDAIVDQAVPGRSADSRPANTKELAATAVLRLDLDEVSAKVRTGGPNDEPEDLSLPHWTGVVPVVRGYGAPIPADDLDPAVALPGYLSAL
- a CDS encoding CPBP family intramembrane glutamic endopeptidase — protein: MLRSEVLIVLALSLGASAVSALISFVGSVTRPGGLSDQAATLNGSQAPGRPWLDLAWQLFGIASSLVPVVLVAHLLLREGSGLRDLGFDRRRPWFDLGRGALLAAGIGSAGLAFYIGTRAAGFNLTVVPESLPEAWWKFPVLILSAVQNSVLEEVIVVGYLLRRLGQLGWTPMAALVASSVLRGSYHLYQGIGGFVGNMVMGVVFVLAYRRWGRIGPLVAAHALLDIVAFVGYALLAGHVDWLPTP
- a CDS encoding EamA family transporter → MHASQKRSVGLGLALLSAVAFGGSGVAAKPLIEAGLDPLHVTWLRVAGAALVMLPLAWRHRDLVRRRPALLAGFGLFAVAGVQAFYFASLSRIPVGVALLVEYLAPALVLLWVRFVRRTPVGRAAAVGVVLAVGGLACVVEVWAGLSFDAIGLLLALCAAFCQVGYFVLSDQGGDRTGPDEAVDPLGVIAYGLLVGTLVLTLVARPWGMDWSLLAGSADLGGTRVAAPLLLGWIVLLATVLAYGTGVISVRRLSPQVAGVVACLEAVVATVLAWVLLDEHLSAPQVLGGFVVLVGAFVAQTSTPAARAVGPGGTELPAADPDAPHVTDAVAEGGPPAGRAVTETDPGRQSAER
- a CDS encoding PadR family transcriptional regulator; amino-acid sequence: MRSHGHEQDHGHGQCGPGHRGQGGFEGRRAAFGPFGPPFGGPFGGGGGRGRGGGRGRARRGDVRASILALLKDRPMHGYEMIQEIGERSGGAWRPSPGSVYPTLQLLEDEGLIASRSEGGKNLFTLTDTGRTEAESGPDAPWEEAGRGVDWETMNEIRQAGFGLMEAFGQVWKTGSADQRQKALGVINDTRKKLYLILADED
- a CDS encoding Clp protease N-terminal domain-containing protein is translated as MQTSTPWLPGQSDPAVVSAVSIRADIDAGLSAGLAAVVSGARRRAHRDGDRQTDTAHLLHSLLESDSEVRAAFDGGPQLARVLGYLVQRSIGYGLRWQGTVERSAAAPAARTPEVSGWSPSAVAVLEAAVERARRRGEPRAGGPDLLTALVSDPDCRAVEVLARAGVDARMFVGRAVDPPSGR